A region from the Ciconia boyciana chromosome 1, ASM3463844v1, whole genome shotgun sequence genome encodes:
- the LOC140648215 gene encoding G-protein coupled receptor 183-like — translation MPLTAQRIQEATDMSTELPATTMVTEIDTSTASQTNSSTCDLYEHKDTARILLSVFYSSILILGVLGNAIALTVIFKNRKKINSTTLYSTNLVLSDLLFCIALPTRIAYYALGFNWPFGEALCRITALLFYINTYAGVNFMTCLSIDRFFAVVHPFRYKIRRITYAKGICVFIWFLVFSQTFPLLIQPMSQEEKGRTTCMEYPNFEKIAHLPFILLAACLVGYLIPLGIILFCYSQISCKLFQTAKENPLTEKSGINKKAINTIIFVIIVFVTCFTPYHVAIIQHMIKKLQNEPSCTEDKIFQKSLHYTVFLMNFNCCLDPFIYFFACKGYKRTVMKILRRQVSVSISSAVRSHHEESSRDMGETQMMVLAKSSNGKLPEK, via the exons ATGCCCTTAACTGCTCAGAGGATCCAAGAAGCTACAGATAT GTCTACTGAGCTTCCTGCAACAACAATGGTTACAGAAATTGATACTTCCACAGCTTCTCAGACAAACAGTTCCACCTGTGACTTATATGAGCACAAAGATACAGCACGGATACTACTGTCTGTCTTCTACAGCTCCATCTTAATTCTTGGGGTGCTTGGAAACGCCATTGCTCTCACCgtcatctttaaaaacagaaagaagatcAACTCCACTACCCTCTATTCAACAAATCTCGTCCTCTCCGATCTCCTGTTCTGTATCGCCTTGCCTACGAGGATAGCCTACTATGCCCTGGGATTTAACTGGCCATTTGGAGAAGCATTATGTCGAATAACTGCTCTCTTGTTCTATATCAACACCTATGCAGGTGTAAACTTCATGACCTGTTTGAGTATTGACAGGTTTTTCGCTGTTGTCCACCCCTTCCGATACAAGATCAGAAGGATTACATATGCCAAGGGCATTTGTGTCTTTATCTGGTTTCTTGTATTTAGTCAAACTTTCCCATTACTTATACAACCCAtgtcacaggaagaaaaaggacgGACTACGTGTATGGAATATccaaactttgaaaaaatagCACATCTACCATTTATACTTCTTGCTGCCTGTTTAGTAGGGTACCTTATCCCCCTGGGGATTATACTATTCTGTTACTCTCAAATTAGCTGCAAACTTTTTCAAACGGCTAAGGAAAATCCACTGACTGAAAAATCAGGGATAAACAAAAAAGCCATCAATACAATCATATTTGTAATTATAGTGTTCGTCACCTGCTTTACCCCTTATCATGTTGCAATCATACAACACATGATTAAGAAGCTTCAGAATGAACCCTCGTGCACTGAAGATAAAATTTTCCAGAAGTCACTCCATTATACCGTGTTTCTGATGAATTTTAACTGCTGCCTAGATCCTTTCATCTATTTCTTTGCATGCAAAGGATACAAGAgaactgtaatgaaaatactgagaCGACAAGTAAGTGTATCAATTTCAAGCGCTGTCAGGTCACATCACGAAGAAAGCTCACGCGACATGGGAGAAACGCAAATGATGGTACTTGCAAAATCTTCCAATGGAAAGctacctgaaaaataa